One window of the Camelina sativa cultivar DH55 chromosome 1, Cs, whole genome shotgun sequence genome contains the following:
- the LOC104704243 gene encoding 60S ribosomal protein L37a-1-like, with product FNNKLYSPLSKTLIFTSPVYKIETSQNLSSLLLRRHLPIVCFPPPKPAKITKRTKKAGIVGKYGTRYGASLRKQIKKMEVSQHSKYFCEFCGKYAVKRKAVGIWGCKDCGKVKAGGAYTMNTASAVTVRSTIRRLREQTES from the exons TTTAATAATAAGTTATATAGCCCATTaagtaaaaccctaatttttaccTCGCCTGTATACAAAATCGAAACGAGCCAAAACCTAAGTTCCCTCCTTCTTCGCCGGCACTTGCCCATCGTCTGCTTCCCTCCTCCCAAGCCGGCGAAAATT aCCAAGAGGACCAAGAAGGCTGGAATTGTCGGCAAATATG GTACACGATATGGTGCCAGTCTTAGGAAGCAGATCAAGAAGATGGAAGTGAGTCAACACAGCAAGTACTTCTGCGAGTTCTGCGGAAAG TATGCCGTGAAGAGGAAAGCTGTTGGCATTTGGGGTTGCAAAGATTGCGGGAAAGTGAAAGCAGGCGGTGCATACACAATGAACACAGCAAGTGCTGTGACAGTTAGGAGTACCATTAGACGATTGAGAGAGCAAACCGAGAGCTAG
- the LOC104767864 gene encoding adenine/guanine permease AZG1, with protein MEQLPSTTTSTRPKPKLLNRLNTYVGSSRVGKRFKLAERNSTFTTELRAGTATFLTMAYILAVNASILSDSGGTCSVSDCIPLCSDPTINPSQCTGPGLRLLQPDVSCKFNPVNPGYAACVEGIRKDLIVATVAASLIGCVIMGLMANLPLALAPGMGTNAYFAYTVVGFHGSGSISYRTALAAVFIEGLIFLFISAIGFRAKLAKLVPKPVRISSSAGIGLFLAFIGLQNNQGIGLVGYSPSTLVTLAACPTSSRVSLAPVITSANGTVSLLAGGAVSGDIMCVHGRMESPTFWLGIVGFVIIAYCLVKNVKGAMIYGIVFVTAISWFRNTEVTAFPNTSAGDAAHDYFKKIVDVHVIKHTAGALSFSGMSKGHFWEALVTFLYVDILDTTGTLYSMARFAGFVDENGDFAGQYFAFMSDASAIVIGSLLGTSPVTVFIESSTGIREGGRTGLTAITVAVYFFLAMFFTPLLASIPAWAVGPPLILVGVMMMKSVTEIDWEDMREAIPAFVTMILMPLTYSVAYGLIGGIGSYIVLHLWDWGEEGLVKFGFLKRKVKEEEVNHNNGLVKASETDNDTTTV; from the coding sequence ATGGAGCAACTAccttctactactactagtactagaCCTAAGCCCAAGCTACTAAACCGGCTCAACACCTACGTTGGTTCGAGCCGGGTTGGTAAACGTTTCAAACTCGCCGAACGTAATTCAACTTTCACCACTGAGCTCCGTGCTGGTACCGCCACTTTCTTAACCATGGCTTACATCCTCGCCGTCAACGCTTCGATCCTCTCTGATTCCGGTGGTACTTGCTCTGTTTCCGACTGTATCCCTCTCTGCTCTGACCCAACGATCAACCCTTCTCAGTGTACCGGACCGGGTCTCCGATTACTCCAACCCGACGTTTCTTGCAAATTCAACCCGGTTAATCCCGGTTACGCCGCATGCGTTGAAGGAATCCGAAAGGATCTAATCGTCGCCACCGTAGCTGCCTCACTAATCGGATGCGTAATCATGGGGTTGATGGCGAATCTCCCGTTGGCTTTAGCTCCGGGAATGGGAACTAACGCTTATTTCGCTTACACCGTCGTCGGGTTTCACGGATCCGGTTCAATCTCATACCGGACCGCACTCGCCGCCGTGTTCATCGAAGGGTTGATATTTCTATTCATCTCCGCTATAGGTTTCAGAGCAAAGCTCGCGAAACTCGTCCCTAAACCGGTCAGAATCAGCTCCTCCGCCGGAATCGGACTTTTCTTAGCTTTCATCGGTTTACAGAACAATCAAGGAATCGGTTTAGTCGGTTATAGTCCGTCAACTCTCGTCACTCTCGCCGCCTGTCCAACCTCGTCACGAGTATCCTTAGCTCCCGTTATAACGTCGGCTAACGGAACCGTTAGTTTACTCGCCGGAGGAGCAGTTTCCGGCGATATTATGTGTGTTCACGGACGAATGGAGTCTCCGACGTTTTGGTTAGGTATAGTCGGATTCGTGATCATAGCTTATTGTTTGGTGAAGAACGTGAAAGGAGCTATGATCTACGGGATCGTCTTCGTGACGGCGATCTCGTGGTTCCGTAACACGGAGGTAACGGCGTTTCCGAACACATCGGCCGGAGACGCAGCTCACGATTATTTCAAAAAGATCGTCGATGTACACGTCATCAAACACACCGCCGGAGCTTTGAGCTTCTCCGGTATGAGCAAAGGACATTTCTGGGAAGCTCTGGTGACGTTCCTCTACGTGGATATATTAGATACGACGGGGACGCTTTACTCGATGGCTAGATTCGCCGGATTCGTAGACGAGAACGGAGATTTCGCCGGACAGTATTTCGCGTTTATGTCCGACGCGTCCGCGATTGTGATCGGGTCCTTGCTCGGTACATCTCCGGTGACGGTGTTCATCGAATCGTCGACGGGGATAAGAGAAGGTGGGAGGACGGGGCTGACGGCGATCACGGTGGcggtttattttttcttagcGATGTTTTTCACGCCGTTGCTAGCTTCGATTCCGGCTTGGGCGGTTGGTCCGCCGTTGATATTAGTgggagtgatgatgatgaaatcgGTGACGGAGATTGATTGGGAAGATATGAGGGAAGCGATTCCGGCATTCGTGACGATGATTCTGATGCCGTTGACTTACTCAGTCGCGTACGGGTTGATCGGTGGGATTGGGAGTTACATCGTGTTGCATCTATGGGATTGGGGTGAAGAAGGTTTGGTGAAGTTTGGGTTTTTGAAAAGGaaagttaaagaagaagaggttaaTCATAACAATGGACTTGTCAAAGCTAGTGAGACTGATAATGACACTACTACCGTTTag
- the LOC104767936 gene encoding phosphoglucan phosphatase LSF2, chloroplastic, with translation MSVIGVKSCIFPVTRFPRENDKYSCFSSSSSDLRFHRRNLAGVSCKISGESSGTNGVSLSSKNKMEDYNTAMKRLMRSPYEYHHDLGMNYTLIRDELIVGSQPQKPEDIDHLKQEENVAYILNLQQDKDIDYWGIDLDSIVRRCKELGIRHMRRPAKDFDPLSLRSQLPKAVSSLEWAVSEGKGRVYVHCSAGLGRAPGVSIAYMYWFCDMNLNTAYDTLVSKRPCGPNKGAIRGATYDLAKNDPWKEPFESLPENAFEDVADWERKLIQERVRALRGT, from the exons ATGAGTGTGATTGGAGTCAAGAGCTGTATTTTCCCGGTGACTAGATTTCCCCgagaaaatgataaatattcTTGCTTCAGTTCTTCGTCGTCTGATCTGAGATTTCACAGAAGAAATCTGGCGGGAGTGTCTTGCAAAATCTCTGGAGAAAGCTCAGGAACAAATGGGGTCTCTCTTAGCTCCAAGAACAAAATGGAGGATTACAATACAGCTATGAAGAGATTGATGAGGAGCCCTTATGAATATCATCATGATCTTG GTATGAACTATACATTGATAAGAGATGAACTGATTGTTGGGTCACAGCCACAGAAACCTGAGGACATAGATCACTTGAAGCAGGAAGAGAATGTTGCTTACATACTTAACTTGCAGCAGGACAAGGACATTGACTATTGGGGAATCGATCTAGACTCCATTGTTAGACGATGTAAGGAGCTTGGAATCCGTCACATGAGAAGGCCC GCAAAAGACTTTGATCCGCTTTCGTTGAGGAGCCAACTTCCAAAAGCTGTTTCTTCTTTGGAATGGGCGGTTTCAGAAGGTAAAGGAAGAGTCTACGTGCATTGCTCAGCTGGATTGGGAAGAGCTCCAGGGGTTTCTATTGCTTATATGTATTGGTTCTGCGACATGAAC CTTAACACTGCTTATGACACATTGGTATCGAAGCGTCCATGTGGGCCTAACAAAGGAGCCATCCGCGGTGCAACGTATGATCTTGCCAAGAACGATCCCTGGAAAGAGCCATTTGAGAGTCTCCCCGAGAATGCATTCGAAGACGTTGCAGATTGGGAAAGGAAATTGATTCAAGAACGTGTTCGTGCCCTCCGTGGAACCTGA